A genomic stretch from Chromatiales bacterium includes:
- the pssA gene encoding CDP-diacylglycerol--serine O-phosphatidyltransferase produces the protein MSTEDQKSHRAIYLLPNLFTTAALFAGFYAIAAAMAGRFEAAAVAIFIAMVLDGVDGRVARMTNTQSAFGAEYDSLADMVSFGLAPALVMYQWALVYLDPLGFGWAKTGWLAAFLYTACAALRLARFNTKVGVADKRFFQGLPSPTAAAVLMGMVWVLNDLEVEGEALRYVALAVTVIVGLLMVSNISYYSFKDIDFRNKVPFIAMLLVVVVFVVASLDPPKILLAAFGIYTLSGPVLAVIRWRRKRERAQESSEEPDAGDGG, from the coding sequence ATGAGCACTGAAGACCAGAAGTCGCATCGCGCGATCTATCTCCTCCCCAACCTGTTCACCACGGCGGCGCTGTTTGCCGGTTTCTACGCCATCGCCGCCGCCATGGCCGGTCGCTTCGAGGCGGCGGCCGTGGCCATCTTCATCGCCATGGTGCTGGACGGCGTGGACGGGCGCGTGGCGCGCATGACCAATACCCAGAGCGCCTTCGGTGCCGAGTACGACAGCCTCGCCGACATGGTCTCCTTCGGCCTGGCCCCGGCCCTGGTGATGTATCAGTGGGCACTGGTCTACCTCGATCCCCTGGGTTTTGGCTGGGCCAAGACCGGCTGGCTGGCCGCCTTCCTCTATACGGCCTGCGCGGCCCTGCGGCTGGCCCGGTTCAATACCAAGGTGGGCGTCGCCGACAAGCGCTTCTTCCAGGGGCTGCCGAGCCCGACGGCGGCGGCCGTGCTCATGGGCATGGTCTGGGTGCTGAACGACCTCGAGGTGGAAGGGGAGGCCCTGCGCTACGTGGCCCTGGCGGTCACCGTGATCGTGGGCCTGCTGATGGTGAGCAACATCAGCTACTACAGCTTCAAGGACATCGATTTCCGCAACAAGGTGCCGTTCATCGCCATGCTGCTGGTGGTGGTGGTCTTCGTGGTCGCCTCGCTGGACCCGCCCAAGATCCTGCTCGCGGCCTTCGGCATCTACACCCTCTCGGGGCCGGTACTGGCCGTGATCCGCTGGCGGCGCAAGCGTGAACGGGCGCAGGAGTCCTCCGAGGAGCCCGATGCCGGGGACGGCGGCTAG